Proteins encoded in a region of the Methylobacterium radiotolerans JCM 2831 genome:
- a CDS encoding DUF2778 domain-containing protein: MAVESVPLDGAKTRNARNTWLAPLTVLTGLVTMAALGSSVLHRAPVPVTGIESPRTEAPVPATAAEDGAETATAELGAAGSPDAGRETIGAPQSRWAWNQIAPPSLTPEAEPEIGAEAGSQPGTQAAETPLSAVVVPLPIPRPPEFRAPLGPGFARRSERRMARRELPPAAQPTPQPEERSFLEKLFGIERGPALAYTALESKPADVAPPAQRVSLPLAPTRDPGSTAGIAVYNIAAKTVTLPNGERLEAHSGLGEGLDDPRLVNVRMRGPTPPGTYDLTERERPFHGVRAIRLTPVGGNEAVYGRVGLLAHTYMLGPRGDSNGCVSFRDYDRFLQAFLRGEVQRLVVVSGTQDPLPSLAAGTVTTRMARNGG; this comes from the coding sequence ATGGCTGTCGAATCCGTGCCGCTGGACGGCGCCAAGACCCGGAACGCGCGCAACACCTGGCTCGCGCCTCTGACGGTGCTCACCGGCCTCGTGACGATGGCCGCCCTCGGGAGCAGCGTCCTGCATCGCGCCCCGGTCCCGGTGACCGGAATCGAGAGCCCCCGGACGGAAGCGCCGGTGCCCGCAACGGCTGCGGAGGACGGGGCCGAGACCGCCACCGCCGAACTAGGGGCTGCAGGCTCGCCCGATGCCGGCCGCGAGACCATCGGCGCTCCGCAGTCGCGCTGGGCGTGGAATCAGATCGCCCCGCCGTCGCTGACGCCCGAAGCCGAGCCCGAGATCGGCGCCGAGGCCGGCTCCCAGCCCGGGACGCAGGCCGCCGAGACGCCGCTCAGCGCGGTGGTCGTCCCGCTGCCAATCCCGCGTCCGCCCGAATTCCGCGCCCCCTTGGGCCCTGGATTCGCCCGACGGTCCGAGCGGCGCATGGCGCGCCGCGAGTTGCCGCCGGCCGCGCAGCCCACGCCGCAGCCCGAGGAGCGCTCGTTCCTCGAGAAGCTGTTCGGCATCGAGCGCGGACCGGCCCTGGCCTACACGGCCCTGGAGAGCAAGCCGGCCGACGTCGCGCCGCCGGCGCAGCGCGTCTCGTTGCCGCTGGCCCCGACCCGCGATCCGGGCTCCACGGCCGGCATCGCGGTCTACAACATCGCCGCCAAGACCGTGACCCTGCCGAACGGCGAACGCCTGGAGGCCCATTCCGGACTCGGCGAGGGTCTGGACGATCCGCGCCTCGTCAATGTGCGGATGCGCGGGCCGACGCCGCCGGGTACCTACGACCTCACCGAGCGCGAGCGGCCGTTCCACGGTGTGCGGGCGATCCGCCTCACGCCGGTCGGCGGCAACGAAGCCGTCTACGGCCGCGTCGGCCTGCTGGCGCACACCTACATGCTGGGCCCGCGCGGCGACTCGAACGGCTGCGTGTCGTTCCGCGACTACGACCGGTTCCTGCAAGCCTTCCTGCGCGGCGAGGTGCAGCGTCTGGTGGTCGTCAGCGGCACGCAGGACCCGCTGCCGAGCCTCGCCGCCGGCACGGTGACGACCCGCATGGCCCGAAACGGCGGCTGA
- a CDS encoding lipocalin-like domain-containing protein: MPAQRTAAAAVRAFLWLPLLLAADRAWSASAPDHVGAAVVGAHLADRIVGTWDLVSYKVEDKETGKLIDAMGGTPRGRVIFTKDGWVAFNLEGSARKPATTDAERAALMKTLVAYIGRYRIEGDQWVTSVQTAWAPEWVGTEQRRTIHIDGDYADVTTPWRVMPNWDDGRLSRSIIRFKHIP; this comes from the coding sequence ATGCCTGCACAACGAACGGCCGCCGCGGCCGTCCGCGCTTTCCTGTGGCTTCCCCTCCTCCTGGCCGCCGACCGGGCCTGGAGCGCGTCCGCGCCGGACCATGTCGGAGCGGCAGTGGTGGGCGCGCACTTGGCGGACCGGATCGTCGGCACCTGGGACCTCGTCTCCTACAAGGTCGAGGACAAGGAGACCGGCAAGCTCATCGACGCCATGGGCGGCACGCCGCGCGGACGCGTCATCTTCACCAAGGACGGCTGGGTCGCCTTCAACCTCGAGGGCAGCGCGCGCAAGCCCGCGACCACCGACGCCGAGCGGGCCGCGCTGATGAAGACCCTCGTCGCCTATATCGGACGTTACCGGATCGAGGGCGACCAGTGGGTCACGAGCGTGCAGACGGCCTGGGCACCCGAATGGGTCGGCACCGAGCAGCGTCGCACCATCCACATCGACGGCGACTACGCCGACGTCACGACCCCTTGGCGCGTGATGCCCAACTGGGATGACGGCCGGCTGTCGCGCAGCATCATCCGGTTCAAGCACATCCCGTAG
- the mqo gene encoding malate dehydrogenase (quinone), with protein MRGDDDNQHQRDRRAANVLPLSRRQLLGTAATGLALAALPGPLALADGADSKVDVLLIGGGIMSATLGVWLNELEPNWSIQMIERLDQVALESSNGWNNAGTGHSALAELNYTPEKKNGQIEIAKAVEINEAFQVTRQFLAHQVKTGVMTDPRAFINYTPHMSFVWGDDNIAYLKKRWEALKASPLFAGMEYSEDPEQLRKWVPLMMEGRDPKQKVAATWSPLGTDCEWGEVTRQYVAHLQKQPSFSLRLSTEVESITKNGDGSWRVSAKNLKDGTRRTVDAKFVFIGAGGGALHLLQKSGIPEGDDYAGFPVGGSFLINDNPDVATLHLAKAYGKASVGSPPMSVPHLDTRVLGGKRVILFGPFATFSTKFLKEGSYFDLLSSTTTSNLWPMMKVGVDEFPLVEYLAGQLMLSDDDRIAALREYFPKARKEEWRLWQAGQRVQIIKRDPNKGGVLKLGTEIVNAKDGSIAALLGASPGASTAAPIMLQVLEKVFAQKVATPEWQAKIREIVPSYGTKLNDDPDRVARAWADTSAQLRLPTPPQIDRAVLKPVTTGSTVLNSSATPVKEPVHDLAP; from the coding sequence ATGCGTGGCGACGACGATAACCAACACCAGCGCGACCGCCGGGCGGCGAACGTGCTGCCCCTCAGCCGGCGGCAACTGCTCGGCACGGCCGCGACCGGCCTGGCGCTGGCGGCCCTGCCGGGCCCGCTGGCCCTGGCCGATGGCGCGGACAGCAAGGTCGACGTGCTGCTGATCGGCGGCGGGATTATGAGCGCGACGCTCGGCGTCTGGCTGAACGAGCTGGAGCCGAACTGGTCGATCCAGATGATCGAACGTCTCGATCAGGTCGCCCTCGAGAGCTCGAACGGCTGGAACAACGCCGGCACCGGACACTCGGCCCTGGCGGAGCTGAATTACACGCCCGAGAAGAAGAACGGGCAGATCGAGATCGCCAAGGCGGTGGAGATCAACGAGGCGTTCCAGGTGACCCGGCAGTTCCTGGCCCACCAGGTCAAGACCGGCGTGATGACGGACCCGCGCGCCTTCATCAACTACACGCCCCACATGAGCTTCGTCTGGGGTGACGACAACATCGCCTACCTGAAGAAGCGCTGGGAGGCCCTCAAGGCGAGCCCGCTCTTCGCCGGCATGGAATATTCGGAGGATCCGGAGCAGCTCCGCAAGTGGGTTCCCCTGATGATGGAGGGACGTGACCCGAAGCAGAAGGTCGCCGCGACGTGGTCGCCGCTCGGCACCGACTGCGAGTGGGGCGAAGTGACCCGGCAGTACGTCGCCCACCTACAGAAGCAGCCGAGCTTCAGCCTGCGGCTCTCGACCGAGGTCGAGAGCATCACCAAGAACGGCGACGGCTCGTGGCGGGTGAGCGCGAAGAACCTGAAGGACGGGACGCGCCGGACGGTCGACGCGAAGTTCGTCTTCATCGGCGCGGGCGGGGGCGCCCTGCACCTGCTGCAGAAATCCGGCATCCCCGAAGGGGACGATTACGCCGGCTTCCCGGTGGGCGGCTCGTTCCTGATCAACGACAATCCCGACGTCGCCACGCTCCACCTCGCCAAGGCGTACGGCAAGGCGTCGGTGGGCTCCCCGCCGATGTCCGTGCCGCATCTCGACACCCGCGTGCTCGGCGGCAAGCGCGTGATCCTGTTCGGGCCCTTCGCGACCTTCTCGACCAAGTTCCTCAAGGAGGGCTCGTACTTCGACCTCCTCAGCTCGACCACCACCAGCAATCTCTGGCCGATGATGAAGGTCGGCGTCGACGAGTTCCCGCTGGTCGAGTACCTCGCGGGGCAGCTGATGCTGTCGGACGACGACCGGATCGCGGCGCTGCGCGAGTACTTCCCGAAGGCGAGGAAAGAAGAGTGGCGCCTCTGGCAGGCGGGGCAGCGCGTGCAGATCATCAAGCGCGACCCGAACAAGGGCGGCGTGCTGAAGCTCGGCACCGAGATCGTGAACGCCAAGGACGGCAGCATCGCGGCCCTTCTCGGGGCCTCGCCCGGTGCCTCCACAGCGGCGCCGATCATGCTCCAGGTCCTGGAGAAGGTGTTCGCCCAGAAGGTCGCCACGCCGGAATGGCAGGCGAAGATCCGTGAGATCGTTCCCAGCTACGGCACGAAGCTCAACGACGATCCGGACCGTGTCGCCCGCGCGTGGGCCGACACGAGCGCGCAGCTCCGGCTCCCGACCCCGCCGCAGATCGACCGCGCCGTGCTCAAGCCGGTCACGACCGGCAGCACCGTGCTCAACAGCAGCGCCACGCCGGTGAAGGAGCCGGTCCACGACCTCGCTCCGTGA
- a CDS encoding DUF3750 domain-containing protein, producing the protein MTLFRIALLALAALFLVPVAVSALLYATRASGDWRLADRSSAGLLPRADAHPGAVLRIFSARTVSWRGIVATHSWIVLKERGARAYSRFDYTAWGQPIWVDRFVPDGRWFGNTPTTVFAADGPEAETMLPRIRQAVAEYRYSRPGDYVVWPGPNSNTFVAAVMAAVPEIRASLPTTAIGKDFPYDGRWIGPTPSRTGIRLNLGGYAGLTLGWVEGLELNLLGAVAGIDLRRPGIKLPALGRVGL; encoded by the coding sequence GTGACCCTGTTCAGGATCGCCCTCCTCGCGCTCGCCGCGCTCTTCCTCGTGCCGGTGGCGGTCTCAGCCCTGCTCTACGCGACGCGCGCGAGCGGCGACTGGCGTCTGGCGGATCGGTCCAGCGCCGGACTGCTGCCGCGCGCGGACGCGCATCCCGGCGCCGTGCTGCGCATCTTCTCGGCACGGACCGTGAGCTGGCGCGGCATCGTGGCGACGCACAGTTGGATCGTCCTCAAGGAGCGCGGCGCCCGCGCCTACAGCCGGTTCGACTACACGGCCTGGGGGCAGCCGATCTGGGTCGACCGGTTCGTGCCGGACGGGCGCTGGTTCGGGAACACGCCGACGACCGTGTTCGCGGCCGACGGGCCCGAGGCGGAGACGATGCTCCCGCGGATCCGGCAGGCCGTGGCCGAGTACCGCTACAGCCGGCCCGGCGACTACGTCGTCTGGCCTGGTCCGAATTCGAACACCTTCGTGGCCGCCGTCATGGCGGCGGTTCCGGAGATCCGCGCGAGCCTGCCGACGACCGCGATCGGCAAGGATTTCCCCTACGACGGGCGCTGGATCGGTCCGACGCCGTCCCGAACCGGCATTCGCCTCAATCTCGGCGGCTATGCCGGCCTGACGCTCGGCTGGGTCGAGGGCCTGGAGCTGAATCTGCTCGGCGCCGTCGCCGGGATCGACCTGCGGCGGCCCGGGATCAAGTTGCCGGCCCTGGGTCGGGTCGGCCTCTGA
- the mdcB gene encoding triphosphoribosyl-dephospho-CoA synthase MdcB, with product MRGRRHPVYVGPPDAASAALAKPGGGPTLRDEQSLTAPDADACRADAPSAGRVADLAHAALIGELETWPKPGLVSPVDSGSHDDMDAETLRRSAAAIRPFFAELVAAGARAAEMADLRAIGLKAEIAMMRATGGVNAHRGAIFSLGLICAAAGAKGEGHGVGRAGAEALAEAVGHLWGPAISRAPVSAVSHGGRAARRFGVGGASAEAASGFPTIRAVGLPALRFGRSCAPGDPEAARVHCFFALLAVVDDTNLLHRGGADGLVGARAAAATFLDAGGIAAPAWRERAAAIHRSFVAARLSPGGCADLLAATLLLDALASAP from the coding sequence ATGCGCGGGCGCCGCCATCCGGTATACGTCGGACCGCCCGACGCCGCTTCGGCTGCGCTGGCGAAGCCGGGAGGAGGCCCGACCCTGCGCGACGAACAGAGCCTGACTGCGCCGGATGCCGACGCGTGCCGCGCCGACGCGCCCAGCGCCGGTCGCGTCGCGGATCTTGCGCACGCGGCGCTCATCGGCGAATTGGAGACATGGCCCAAGCCCGGCCTCGTGAGCCCGGTCGATTCCGGCAGCCACGACGACATGGATGCGGAGACTCTCCGCCGCAGCGCGGCGGCGATCCGGCCGTTCTTCGCGGAGCTGGTCGCGGCGGGTGCCCGCGCGGCGGAGATGGCGGATTTGCGGGCCATCGGTCTGAAAGCCGAGATCGCGATGATGCGGGCGACGGGCGGCGTCAACGCGCATCGGGGCGCGATCTTCTCGCTCGGCCTGATCTGCGCCGCGGCGGGAGCGAAAGGTGAAGGGCACGGTGTCGGGCGGGCCGGGGCCGAGGCCCTGGCCGAGGCGGTTGGGCATCTCTGGGGGCCGGCGATCAGCCGGGCACCGGTCTCGGCTGTCAGCCACGGCGGCCGCGCGGCGCGGCGCTTCGGCGTCGGCGGCGCCAGTGCCGAGGCCGCTTCGGGCTTCCCGACCATCCGGGCCGTCGGCCTTCCCGCCCTCCGCTTCGGCCGTTCCTGCGCCCCCGGCGATCCCGAGGCGGCGCGCGTGCACTGCTTCTTCGCGCTCCTGGCGGTCGTCGATGACACGAATCTCCTGCACCGCGGCGGCGCCGACGGCCTCGTCGGCGCGCGCGCGGCCGCCGCGACCTTTCTCGACGCCGGCGGCATCGCGGCTCCGGCTTGGCGCGAGCGCGCGGCGGCGATCCACCGCTCTTTCGTGGCCGCGCGCCTGAGTCCCGGCGGCTGCGCCGATCTCCTCGCCGCGACGCTGCTGCTGGACGCCCTGGCCTCCGCGCCCTGA
- a CDS encoding glycosyltransferase family 2 protein, whose translation MTYNEATMLPLWLKHYERQVGAENCYILDHGTDDGSTTGLRANVIRLPRLPLNEWERAHTVRDFCASLFIGFKYVLYADSDELILPDPDVSPSLSDYIAARSLPPILDLFGADVMHVQDEPPINVAAPISGQRRFIRPISTLCKSTIVSERIDWHVGFHCLIQDHRPDFRDLFLFHLAYLDHDILFRRQQKRNAAAPIGIPNSHHAIDPTEFLTFVKADVGRIPRRRVQMRPGEAHFETTKRIFADAIERKSVVQAPDLWQLPERFVGSF comes from the coding sequence ATGACCTACAATGAAGCGACCATGCTTCCGCTCTGGCTGAAGCACTACGAGCGGCAGGTCGGGGCTGAAAACTGTTATATCCTCGACCACGGCACCGACGACGGCTCGACAACCGGGCTGCGCGCGAACGTCATCCGATTGCCGCGACTGCCCCTGAACGAGTGGGAGCGCGCCCACACAGTCAGGGATTTCTGCGCGTCTTTGTTCATCGGCTTCAAATATGTTCTCTATGCGGACAGCGACGAGCTGATCCTTCCAGATCCCGACGTGTCGCCGAGCCTCTCAGACTATATCGCCGCGCGATCGCTGCCCCCAATCCTCGATCTGTTCGGAGCCGATGTCATGCACGTGCAGGACGAGCCTCCCATCAACGTCGCGGCGCCCATCTCTGGCCAGCGGCGATTCATCCGTCCGATATCGACCCTGTGCAAGTCCACCATCGTGTCGGAGCGGATCGACTGGCATGTCGGCTTCCATTGCCTGATCCAGGATCACCGCCCCGATTTTCGCGACCTGTTCCTGTTCCATCTGGCGTATTTGGATCACGACATACTCTTCAGGCGCCAGCAGAAGCGGAATGCGGCCGCGCCGATCGGCATCCCGAATTCGCACCACGCCATCGACCCGACGGAGTTCCTGACCTTCGTGAAGGCGGATGTCGGCCGGATCCCGCGCCGTCGCGTTCAGATGCGGCCGGGTGAGGCCCATTTCGAGACGACGAAGCGGATCTTCGCCGACGCGATCGAGCGTAAGAGTGTGGTCCAGGCGCCCGACCTCTGGCAGCTGCCCGAACGCTTCGTCGGTTCCTTCTAA
- a CDS encoding methyltransferase domain-containing protein has translation MDRAQQLLRSLTKDARIVEVGPSFSPLAPKRDGWNTFVIDHAPRAELIEKYHDQTVDRIEEVDFVWTGGSIADAVPVEQHGTFDAFIASHVIEHTTDVVTFLRAAETLLRPDGVVILAVPDKRKCFDFYRSLTGTADAIAAFLEKRNRHTVRTHIDYALNMALKDNGTVGAWSGRDTRPAIPANPLTDEAQWLGAAQLPHYADAHAWVFVPASFNLMILELSQLGYIDLRVEDSLDMDATEFFVWLRKGRQRLAPDKIREQRTALMQRAIVELAEQVQQLPETSFVEMASAGALRDQLLKATYRTDALRTVLAALRASIGRFGLDRAKFKRLIGAASQKVPGNHSAAVQHRILLTEATKILEGIADTAAEVDDRDPAVIDSAVLVAPLGAAQFGDPLLAAELDRERQRAKAVRMVLDAVLGSLRGRALDKKRFRDLLTQAAAQTPNDGPESARHAVLSEESRRVLGLPIA, from the coding sequence ATGGATCGTGCGCAGCAACTCCTGAGGTCACTGACCAAGGATGCCCGCATCGTCGAGGTTGGCCCGAGCTTCAGCCCGCTCGCGCCGAAGCGCGACGGCTGGAACACGTTCGTCATCGATCACGCGCCGCGCGCCGAGCTCATCGAGAAGTATCACGACCAGACCGTCGACCGCATCGAGGAGGTCGATTTCGTCTGGACGGGGGGCTCGATCGCCGACGCGGTCCCGGTGGAGCAGCACGGGACGTTCGACGCGTTCATCGCCAGCCACGTCATCGAGCACACCACCGACGTGGTGACCTTCCTGCGCGCCGCCGAGACGCTGCTCCGGCCGGACGGCGTCGTGATCCTGGCCGTGCCCGACAAGCGCAAATGCTTCGATTTCTACCGCTCCCTGACCGGGACGGCGGACGCGATCGCGGCCTTCTTGGAGAAGCGGAACCGTCACACGGTCCGGACCCACATCGACTACGCCCTGAACATGGCGCTGAAGGACAACGGCACGGTCGGCGCTTGGTCGGGCCGGGACACGCGGCCGGCCATCCCGGCCAACCCGCTGACCGATGAGGCGCAGTGGCTCGGCGCCGCGCAGCTGCCGCACTACGCCGACGCCCATGCCTGGGTATTCGTGCCAGCGAGCTTCAACCTGATGATCCTGGAGCTGTCGCAGCTCGGCTACATCGATCTGCGCGTCGAGGATTCCCTCGACATGGACGCGACGGAATTCTTCGTGTGGCTCCGCAAGGGACGCCAGCGCCTGGCGCCGGACAAGATCCGCGAGCAGCGCACCGCGCTGATGCAGCGCGCGATCGTCGAGCTGGCGGAGCAGGTGCAGCAACTGCCCGAGACGTCCTTCGTCGAGATGGCCTCGGCGGGGGCCCTGCGGGACCAGCTCCTCAAGGCGACCTACCGGACCGACGCGCTCCGCACGGTGCTGGCGGCGCTGCGCGCCAGCATCGGTCGTTTCGGGCTGGATCGGGCCAAGTTCAAGCGCCTGATCGGCGCGGCCAGCCAGAAAGTGCCGGGGAATCACTCGGCAGCGGTACAGCACAGGATCCTGTTGACCGAGGCGACCAAGATCCTCGAAGGAATCGCGGATACCGCCGCCGAGGTGGACGATCGGGACCCCGCCGTCATCGACAGCGCCGTGCTGGTCGCGCCGCTCGGCGCGGCCCAGTTCGGGGATCCGCTCCTCGCCGCAGAACTCGATCGCGAGCGCCAGCGTGCCAAGGCCGTCCGCATGGTGCTGGACGCCGTGCTCGGAAGTCTGCGCGGCCGCGCCCTCGACAAGAAGCGGTTCCGGGACCTGCTCACGCAGGCGGCCGCGCAGACGCCGAATGACGGACCCGAATCTGCCCGCCACGCGGTGCTGTCCGAGGAATCGCGGCGGGTCCTCGGCTTGCCGATCGCCTGA
- a CDS encoding acyl CoA:acetate/3-ketoacid CoA transferase: MRKNKVISAEEAIALIRKNDVVTTTGFVQSCIPEALHAALEKRFVETGSPRGLTLIMTAGAGDSKGLGTGRLHHDGLLSRVIAANFGRMPKVAKAAQDNLIRGYNLPQGVISQLYRACAAGQPGLFSKVGLKTYVDPRHGGAKVNELTTEDIVKLVEVDGEEWLFYTATKIDVAFIRATSADPSGNLSYEKEALTLDCLAQAMAARNNGGIVIAQVERIVDDGYLLPKDVRVPGILVDCVVVAEPEMHRMNYGVMHDAALAGEIRVPVTGIKRMALNERKIIARRAAFELPPNGVVNLGVGAPEGISSVANEEKITPYITLTTEAGAVGGVLASGSSFGAATNADCIIDQNQMFDFYDGGGLDMTCLGMAECDAAGNVNTSRFGGKLNGCGGFINISQNARTVVFAGTFTAGGLEIAVSDGQVRIVREGKARKFVTQVQQNTFSGPYAVERSQPVLYVTERCVFQLTPEGLELVEVAPGIDIERDILAHMDFAPVVRNPVPMDPRIFRDEPMELISDLLNLDLKSRVSYDGERNILFVNLEGWYCRVKGDMDELRMTIVEACRKAGQRVNAVINHDGFRLNENLVDDYAGMVQYLQANYYATTTRYATSAFLRLKMEEALNKRGVAPHVFERKEEAQAFVSSTADKKARKRISPAVASAA, translated from the coding sequence ATGAGGAAGAACAAGGTCATCTCGGCGGAAGAGGCGATCGCGCTGATCCGCAAGAACGACGTCGTGACCACCACGGGGTTTGTCCAGAGCTGCATCCCGGAGGCCCTGCACGCCGCCCTCGAGAAGCGGTTCGTCGAGACCGGATCGCCGCGCGGCCTCACCCTGATCATGACGGCGGGCGCCGGCGACAGCAAAGGGCTCGGCACCGGCCGCCTGCACCATGACGGCCTCCTTTCGCGGGTCATCGCGGCCAATTTCGGCCGCATGCCGAAGGTGGCCAAGGCCGCCCAGGACAATCTGATCCGCGGCTACAACCTGCCCCAGGGCGTGATCTCCCAGCTCTATCGGGCCTGCGCGGCGGGGCAGCCGGGCCTGTTCTCGAAGGTCGGCCTGAAGACCTATGTCGACCCGCGACACGGGGGCGCCAAGGTCAACGAGCTGACCACCGAGGACATCGTCAAACTCGTCGAGGTCGATGGCGAGGAGTGGCTGTTCTACACGGCGACCAAGATCGACGTCGCCTTCATCCGCGCCACCTCGGCCGACCCGTCGGGCAATCTCTCCTACGAGAAGGAGGCGCTGACCCTGGACTGCCTCGCCCAGGCCATGGCGGCCCGAAACAACGGCGGCATCGTCATCGCCCAAGTCGAGCGCATCGTCGACGACGGCTACCTCCTGCCGAAGGACGTGCGTGTCCCCGGCATTCTCGTCGACTGCGTTGTGGTGGCCGAGCCCGAGATGCACCGGATGAACTACGGCGTGATGCACGACGCCGCGCTGGCCGGCGAGATCCGGGTCCCGGTCACCGGCATCAAGCGGATGGCGCTGAACGAGCGCAAGATCATCGCGCGCCGCGCTGCCTTCGAGCTGCCGCCGAACGGCGTAGTCAATCTCGGCGTCGGCGCGCCCGAGGGGATCTCATCGGTCGCCAACGAGGAGAAGATCACCCCCTACATCACGCTCACCACCGAGGCGGGCGCGGTGGGCGGAGTGCTGGCCTCCGGTTCGAGCTTCGGCGCCGCCACCAACGCCGATTGCATCATCGACCAGAACCAGATGTTCGACTTCTACGACGGCGGCGGCCTCGACATGACCTGCCTGGGCATGGCCGAGTGCGATGCGGCCGGCAACGTCAACACCTCGCGGTTCGGCGGCAAGCTGAACGGCTGCGGCGGCTTCATCAACATCTCGCAGAACGCCCGCACCGTCGTGTTCGCCGGGACGTTCACGGCCGGCGGCCTGGAGATCGCGGTGAGCGACGGTCAGGTGCGCATCGTGCGGGAGGGCAAGGCCCGCAAGTTCGTGACCCAGGTCCAGCAGAACACGTTCTCCGGTCCCTACGCGGTCGAGCGCTCGCAGCCGGTCCTCTACGTGACCGAGCGCTGCGTCTTCCAGCTGACGCCGGAGGGGCTGGAACTGGTCGAGGTCGCGCCCGGGATCGATATCGAGCGCGACATCCTCGCCCACATGGACTTCGCCCCCGTGGTGCGCAATCCGGTGCCGATGGACCCGCGGATCTTCCGCGACGAGCCGATGGAGCTGATCTCGGACCTGCTCAACCTCGATCTCAAGTCCCGCGTCAGCTACGACGGCGAGCGCAACATCCTCTTCGTCAACCTGGAGGGCTGGTACTGCCGGGTGAAGGGCGACATGGACGAGCTGCGCATGACCATCGTCGAGGCCTGCCGGAAGGCGGGTCAGCGGGTCAACGCCGTGATCAACCACGACGGCTTCCGGCTCAACGAGAACTTGGTCGACGACTACGCCGGCATGGTCCAGTACCTGCAGGCGAACTACTACGCGACCACCACCCGGTACGCGACGAGCGCCTTCCTGCGCCTCAAGATGGAGGAAGCCCTGAACAAGCGCGGGGTCGCGCCGCACGTCTTCGAGCGCAAGGAGGAGGCGCAGGCGTTCGTGAGCAGCACCGCGGACAAGAAGGCCCGCAAGCGCATCTCCCCGGCGGTCGCGTCTGCGGCCTGA